In Methanofollis aquaemaris, the genomic window TCTATCGGAAGGGCGCAAAGGCTGAGGTGTAAGTCCGATGGCGCTCAGAGATGTCAAGCCGACGAGGTCAGAGCTGATCGACATCAAACGCAAGATCAAGCTCTCCGAGCGCGGCTACAACATCCTCAAGATGAAGCGCGACGGGCTGATCCTTGAGTTCTTCAAGGTGCTGAAAGAGGCGAAGGACACCCGGGGCGAGATGCTGCGCAAGTACCAGCATGCCCAGGAGATGATCGCCCTTGCAAACACGGTCGAAGGGACGATCGGGGTAAAGGCTGCGGCTTTCTCTGTCAAGGAGAACCCCGAGATCACCCTCAAGTCCAAGAACATCATGGGCGTTGTCGTCCCCCAGATCGAGGCAACGAAGGTCAGAAAGAACCTGCTCGAGCGCGGCTACGGTGTGCTCGGCAGCAAGTCGGTCATCGACGAGACGGCCGAGGCCTACGAGGAACTTGTCGAGGCGATCCTCGAGAGTGCCGAGATCGAGACGACGATGAAGCGCCTGCTGGACGAGATCGACCACACCAAGCGGCGTGTCAACGCCCTTGAATTCAAGGTGATCCCTGAGTTGAAGGAAGCCGCTGCGTTCATCAAGATGCGGCTCGATGAGATGGAACGTGAAGAACTCTTCCGTCTCAAAAGGATCAAGGCAAAAGCGATGGTTAAGGCTGAGGCCGAGGCTGCGGCCGAGGCCGAGGCCGCCGTATAAGAGAGAAGAGGAGATATGTCGTCGATTGGGACGATCAGCGAGCTTGCGTCTGAGGGGAAGACGGTCCTCCTCCGTCTGGATCTGAACTCCCCTATTGACCCGGCTTCGAACCAGATCCTGGATGACAAGCGGTTCCGAGAGCATCTCCCGACGATCAAGGAACTTGAGGAGAGCCGCGTTGTCATCATCACCCACCAGAGTCGGCCGGGTAAGAAGGATTTCTCCACCCTGGAGGGGCATGCTGAGAAGCTCGCCCACCTCCTGGGCCGTCCGGTGGGGTATGTCGACGATATCTTCGGCCGGTCGGCGCGGGAGGCGGTTGTGTCCCTGCGGACGGGCGAGGTGCTGATGCTGGAGAATGTCAGGTTCAACGCGGAGGAGAACCTGACGCTTTCGTCGGAGGCGGCGAAGGGGACACATATTGCCCGCCGCCTTGCGGCGATGGGCGATGTCTTTGTCAACGACGCCTTCGGGACGGCCCACCGTTCACAACCGACGGTGGTCGGCCTGCCCATGCTGATGCGCTCGGCCGGCGGTCTCCTGATGGAGCGGGAGGTGACAAACCTCTCCCGCGTCTTCACGGGGGCGCCGCGGCCGGTGACCTTTGTCCTGGGCGGGACGAAGGTGGACGACTCGATTGCGGTGGC contains:
- a CDS encoding phosphoglycerate kinase — its product is MSSIGTISELASEGKTVLLRLDLNSPIDPASNQILDDKRFREHLPTIKELEESRVVIITHQSRPGKKDFSTLEGHAEKLAHLLGRPVGYVDDIFGRSAREAVVSLRTGEVLMLENVRFNAEENLTLSSEAAKGTHIARRLAAMGDVFVNDAFGTAHRSQPTVVGLPMLMRSAGGLLMEREVTNLSRVFTGAPRPVTFVLGGTKVDDSIAVAANVLENGVADQVIVIGVVANVFLTAAGYDIGTPSADLIAQLKYTGEVAKAKALLNRFGDRILFPDQVAVREGGERAEYSIEAIPAEAPVMDIGADALQTVNEAISSSGTVVVNGPAGVFEDPAFSAGTFEILRASSKVPFSVVGGGHTAAVIEQMGLDSAFTHISTGGGACIEFLTGKKLPAIAALERSREIFG
- a CDS encoding V-type ATP synthase subunit D yields the protein MALRDVKPTRSELIDIKRKIKLSERGYNILKMKRDGLILEFFKVLKEAKDTRGEMLRKYQHAQEMIALANTVEGTIGVKAAAFSVKENPEITLKSKNIMGVVVPQIEATKVRKNLLERGYGVLGSKSVIDETAEAYEELVEAILESAEIETTMKRLLDEIDHTKRRVNALEFKVIPELKEAAAFIKMRLDEMEREELFRLKRIKAKAMVKAEAEAAAEAEAAV